CAGCCGTTGCCGTACTCGACGAAATCAAGCAAGGCATTCCGAGCCATGTCACGGCGAATCTCATGGTCAAGCCCGCCGTCACGGCCGCTGAGCTGCGCGAACGCATGAGCGGCAACATCTGTCGCTGCGCCGCCTACTCCAACATCGTCGACGCGATCAGCGACGTGGCAGGGGCCACCACATGAAGCCCTTCACCTATGAGCGCGCGCTGACACCCGCCGCTGCCGCGGCCGCTGCGGCACAGAACCCCAAAGCCAAGTTCATCGCCGGCGGCACTAATCTGCTCGATCTCATGAAGCACGAGATCGAGACACCGGCGCACTTGATCGATGTGAATGGCATCGGTCTCGATACCATCGAACCCACCGCCAGCGGCGGGCTGCGCATCGGCGCACTGGTACGCAATACCGCCTTGGCCGCCAACGAGCTCGTGCGGCGCGATTACAGCCTGCTGTCGCGTGCGCTGTTAGCCGGCGCTTCGGGACAGCTACGCAACAAGGCGACGACAGCCGGCAATCTGCTGCAACGCACGCGCTGCTCGTACTTCTATGACACGAACCAGCCCTGCAACAAGCGGCAGCCGGGCACTGGATGCAGCGCCATCGGCGGCTACAGCCGGCTGCTCGGCGTCGTTGGCGTGAGCCGCGCCTGTATCGCCACGCATCCGAGTGATATGGCGATCGCACTGCGCGCACTCGACGCCACCGTCGATACCGTGCTACCGAGCGGACGCACCCGTCAACTGCCGATCGCCGACTTCCACACGCCGCCGGGCAGCACGCCCAACATCGAGACGGTGCTGCAACCGGGCGAGTTCATCACCAGCGTCACGCTCCCCAAGCCCGTCGGCGGCGCCCACGTGTACCTGAAAGTGCGCGACCGTGCCTCGTATGCCTTCGCGCTGATATCCGTTGGCGTGATCCTGCAACCCGACGGCACCGGCCGCGTGACTGTTGGCGGCGTAGCACCCAAGCCGTGGCGCATGGGCAGTGCGGACGCGGCGCTGCCGAGTGGTGCGAAAGCGGCCACGAAGAAGCTGCTCGCCAGCGCCACCCCCACCAAGGAGAACGCCTTCAAGCTCAAGCTGGTCGAGCGCGCGCTGGGGGCGGCCATCGCGCAAGCCAAGGGAGCACGCGCATGAAGCACGACAAGCCCGCGACCACCAATCCGATCGATCAGCTCAAGGTGGTCGGCAAGGCGACCGAGCGTATTGATGGCAAGTTGAAGACGACCGGCACGGCACCGTATGCCTACGAACGACATGACGCCGCGCCCAACGCCGCGTACGGCGTGATGGTGGGTGCGTCGATCGCGAAAGGCAAGATCTCCTCAATCGATGCGATCGCCGCGAAGGCTTCACCAGGTGTGATCGCGATTGTCACCGCGTTGGATGCGGGACCGCTTGGCCTCGCCAAGCGCAACACCGCCAAGCTGCTGGCTGGTCCGGACGTGCAGCACTATCACCAGGCCGTGGCGCTGGTCGTCGCGGAAACCTTCGAGCAGGCGACCGCCGCGGCCCAGCTCGTACGTGTGCAATACCTGAAGGCGTTGGGTTCGTTCGACCTCGCCGCGGCCAAAGCCACCGCCATCAAGCCCCCACCCAGCAACGGCGCGGCGCCCGATACCGCAGTCGGCAACTTTGCCGCTGCGTTCGCGGGCGCCGCGGTAAAGCTGGATGCCACCTACACCACACCGGATCACGCGCACGCGATGATGGAGCCCCACGCTACCATCGCCTCCTGGAGTGGTGAGAAGCTCACGGTGTGGACCTCCAATCAGATGGTCGACTGGGCGGTGACCGACTTGGCGGAGACGCTGAAGATCCCGAAGGCGAACGTGCGGGTCGTGTCGCCGTACATCGGCGGTGGCTTCGGCGGCAAACTCTTCCTGCGCGCCGACGCGCTCCTCGCCGCACTCGGCGCGCGCGCCGCCGGCAGAGCCGTGAAGGTCACGTTGCCACGGCCGTTGATGTTTAATAACACCGTGCACCGCCCCGCCACGATTCAGCGTATTCGCCTTGGCGCCTCGCGTAGCGGCGTGATCAGCGCCATCGGCCACGAAAGCTGGTCGGGCGACTTGAAGGGCGGCGGGTCCGACGCCTCGGTCAGTCAGACGCGACTGCTCTACAGCGGCGCCCATCGCATGACGGCCACCCGTCTCGCCGTGCTCGACCTCACGGAGTCGAACGCCATGCGTGCGCCGGGCGAAGCAACCGGACTCATGGCGCTCGAGATTGCCATCGACGAGCTGGCCGAGAAGCTGAAGATGGATCCCATCGAACTGCGCGTACGCAACGACACGCAGGTCGATCCAGAAAAGCCCTCACGTCCGTTCTCCCAGCGTTCGTTGATCGAGTGCCTACGCACCGGGGCCGAACAGTTCGGCTGGAGCAAGCGCAACGCGCAGCCCGGCTCCACGCGCGACGGTCGCTGGCTGGTGGGAATGGGCGTGGCCGCCGCGATACGAGGCAATCCGGTCATGAAGTCGGCGGCGCGCGTACGACTCGACAAGGCGGGTGTGATTACGGTCGAGACAGACATGACCGACATCGGCACCGGTAGCTACACGATCATCGCACAAACCGCCGCCGAAACGATGGGTGTGTCGCTCGACAACGTCGTTGTGAAGCTGGGCGACTCTACGTTCCCCGTGTCTTCCGGCTCGGGTGGGCAGTGGGGCGGCAACAGCTCGACGTCGGGCGTATACGCCGCGTGCATGAAGCTGCGCGAAGCCATCGTGCAGAAGCTTGGGTTCGGCGCCGACGCCGTGTTCGCGAACGGCGAGGTGCAGTCGGGCACGAAGCGCACATCGCTGGCGAGTGTTGCCGGCGACAGCGGCATGGTCGCCGAAGACTTCATCGAGTTCGGCGATCTCGACAAGACGTACGAGCAGTCGACGTTCGGCGCGCACTTCGTCGAGGTCGGCGTCGATGCCGCCACGGGCGAGATACGCGTGCGGCGGATGCTGGCGGTCTGTTCGTGTGGACGCATCCTCAATCCGAAAACGGCGCGCAGCCAGGTAATCGGCGGCATGACGATGGGCGTCGGTGCGGCGTTGATGGAAGAGATGGTGGTCGATACGCGTCGCGGCTTTTTCGTGAATCACGACCTCGCCGGATACGAAGTACCCGTGCACGCCGACATCCCGCATCAGGACGTGATCTTCCTGCAGCAAACCGACCCGGTGTCGTCGCCCATGAAGGCCAAAGGTGTCGGTGAGCTCGGCATTTGCGGCGTGGCGGCGGCGGTGGCGAATGCCGTGTACAACGCCACCGGCGTGCGGGTGCGTGACTATCCGATAACACTCGACAAGTTGCTCAGCGGTTTGCCGGACAACATCTCAGCGGAATAGGAAGGGGCGCGATTCTTGAATGATCGAGACGCACGCGAACGTGATGCGGCTAGCCGCGCCCCTCCTACGCTGGAGTCCGTGATGGTACCAACCTGCTCTCGATTGACCCGTGTGCTGACGATCTTCTCGCTCGGTATCGCCAGTATCGCGTGGCCCGCACACACGCTACACGCCCAACCCGCCACCGTCACATTCGATGCACTCACCGAAAGCTCGCCTGGCTCGGGCATTCGGTTCGTACAAAACTGCTATGTGGAAAGCGGATTTCAGTTCACGGCTGTTGGCGTGCCCTGCACTGGAGCGCCGTCCATCGACGCATTCGTTGCCGGCAGTGCGAACAGTCCGATTTTTGATGGGTCGACCACGCCCTCATTCCTGCTCAACACAAGCTTGGGATCGCTCATCGATATCACGCGCGTGGGCGGTGGCCAGTTCTCGTTTCTGTCGATCGCGCTGGCACCGTACTTCGAAGCGAATACGACCGTGCTGTTCACCGGAACGCGAGCAGGCGGGAACGTGACCCAGTCGTTCGACTTGCTCGGCATGCAATCGGGATTCATGACGGTCATGCTGAACGCGACGTTCAACAACCTCACGAGCCTCCGACTTACCGCCAACAATCAGTTTTCCGAACCACTGGTCAAGTTCGACAACGTCGCGCTGGTAGGCACGCAGGTCGTGCCGGAGCCCTCGACTGTACTGCTTTCTGCGGCTGGGCTGGCGGGCATCGCGTTGCTACGACTCCGCCGGAGGACACGCGCATGAATATCGGAGAGACATTGGGTCGGAGAAACTTTCTGCGCAACGCAGGCCTCTCGGGCGCTGCACTGGCGCTCGCGGGCTGCTCCCTCGATGGAGCGGAGCTGTTTGCACCGAAGTTGGAGCCGTCCCGCGCCGTTGTCGGGGCCGACGGCAGCATCACACTCGACTTCTCCAGCGATATCGACGTGCTCAACTACGCGTACGCGCTCGAGCAGCTCGAGGCCGCGTTCTACGTCACTGTCGTGACCAACGCGCAGTTCACCACGATCTTCGCGGCGAATGAACAACGTGTGCTTCGGGATGTGCGCGATCACGAGGTCGTTCACAAGGACTTCCTGGCCGCTGCGCTCGGTAGCGCACGCATCCCCAACCTCACACCGAACTTCAGCGGAATCAATTTCTCTGATCGGCTGAGCGTGCTGCAAACGGCGCGTACGTTCGAGGATCTCGGTGTGAGCGCGTACAACGGTGCGGCCCGCTATCTGTCGAGTACCGCGTATCTCGGTGTTGCCGGGAAGATCGTGTCAGTCGAAGCGCGCCACGCATCGGCTATTCGTGACCTGCTGAATCCCCGAAGCGGCGACTTCGCACCGTCTGCCTTCGACGCGGCGAACACGCCGCAAACCGTTCTTGCCGCCGCCGATCCGTTCATCGTCGAGAGCATCACCGCCACGAACACCTAGGAGCGACGACATATGTCCAAGCAGTCAGACGCAGTGTCAGCGCTCACCGTCATCGATGCGGACGTGGCGGCTCATCTCGTATCCCGCCGTCATGCCATTACCAAGGGGGTGACGACCTCCGGGCTCGTCATGGCCGGTCTTCGTATCGGCACCGTACCCGCCGCGCTGGCGGCCCTCGCTACCGATGCGTATGGACAGGGCCGACTTCCCACGGTGGTGAGCGGCGTGCTCAACTTCGCGCTCCGACTCGAGTATCTCGAAGCGGAGTTCTACAACCTTGGAGTGGCCGCACCCAATCTCATACCGCAAGCCGATCGGCAGATTTTCACTACGATCCAGGCGCACGAGAATGCGCATGTGCAGTATCTGCGTGACACGTTAGGCACCGCGGCGCGCCCGAAGCCGGTGTTCGACTTTACCGCCGGCAACGGTGCGGGTAACGGACCATTTGCCGACGTGTTCACCAACTACAACACATTCAAAGCGGTCGCGCAGGCCTTCGAGGACACCGGTGTACGCGCGTACAAAGGACAGGCGCCCGCGCTTCAACCGTACAAAGACGTGTTGCAGGCGGCGCTCACGATCCATTCGGTCGAAGCGCGTCACGCGGCAGAGATTCGCCGACTTCGGGGCAACTTCGCCGACAACGAGCCGAACGAAGGGTGGATCACCAACGCTGACACCGATATCACCGGTACAGCAGCCGTGTACGCCGGCGAGGCGAACACCACTCAGCTCGGTCTCAATGTCACGACGGTCACCAGCGTGTCCGCCAAAGAAGTGACGGAGGCATTCGATGAACCGCTGACGATGGCCGCCGTACTCGCCATCATCGATCCGTTCATCGTGTAAGCACAACGTGCAGCGCGCGCTCCTCTCAGGCGCGCTGTACAGGCATTCCCTGTCGTGTCCTTTCTTCCAAGAGTGAGTCACATGTTCAATAGTCCACCAACTCGCGCCCTTGTCGTGGTAACGCTGGCCGGTGCCGCTGGCCTCGCCGGATGTGCCACCAAGGATTCAGCACGCGCCGACTCCATGACCGCCGCCGGCACGCTCTCCGACTCGGGCGAGATGTCGCTCCCGCGTACCCGCGCCTCGGCCGCGAACGTCGAGATGCAAAGCGTCCTCGACCAACTCGGCAGCATGGGCGGCAAGCCCATCGAGTCACTCACACCCGCCGAGGCGCGCAAGCAGCCCACACCGGCGGCGGCCGTGGCGATGGTGATGACGAAAGCGGGCCGGGACACGACGCCGACGGCCATGGTACCTGGCATCTCCAGCATGGATCGCACGATTCCCGGTCCTGGCGGTGCGATGCCGACGCGCATCTACACGCCGAGCGGCCCCGGACCCTTTGCGGTGGTGGTGTACTATCACGGCGGCGGTTGGGTGATCGCCGACAAGAATGTGTACGACGGCGGTGCACGCAGCATATCGAAGGAAGCCAACGCGATCGTGGTGTCGGTCGACTACCGCTTGGCGCCCGAGCACAAGTTTCCGGCGCAGCACGACGATGCGTTGGCCGCCTACGCGTGGGTCGTGAAGAATGCGGCGAGCATCAAGGGTGATCCGAACCGTATCGCCATTGCCGGTGAGAGTGCGGGCGGCAATCTCGCCGTGGCGACAGCGATCGCGGCGCGTGACGCGAAGATGCCCATCCCCAAGGCGGTGATCGCGGTGTATCCCATCGCGCAGCCGGAGAACACGACGGCGTCGTACATCGAACACGCCAACGCCAAGCCCCTCAATCGCGCCATGATGGGGTGGTTCGCGGGTCACGTGTCGCGCACGCCGGCCGATCTGCAGGATCCGCGCATCAATCTCGTGAAGGCGAATCTGGCCGGACTGCCTCCGGTCACGATCATCAACGCGCAGATCGATCCGCTGCGAGAAGACGGCGCCATGCTGGAGCAGGCACTCAAGGCGGCGAACGTTTCGGTGGAGCGTCGCGTGTACGACGGCGTGGCGCACGAGTTCTTCGGAATGGGCGCGGTCGTCGCCAAGGCGATGGACGCCACGCAGTACGCCGGCGCGCGACTCAAGGCGGCCTTCGGGAATTGATCACGGGGACGGTGCGGCCTGATTGATCCGCCGCACTGTCCGCCATTCCACCCACGCGAATTACCGTCTACAATAGGGAGTTCCCGCCACCCCTACTGAGGACGGTATGACCCGTTTCGTCGTTCGCCCGCTTCTTACGCTGGCACTGCTCGCTGCGCTGCCCGCGCTCTCGCCGGCTCAGGCGCAGGACGCCCCACCGCCTCGCCGCGGTGTCGTGATCACCGACACTGCCCGCGCCCGCTCGCTGTTCGTGAGCAAGGACCCCGCCGACCTCGCCGGCTGCGGCGCCAACTGCGACCGCGACATCAAGGCGCGCATCGCCACCGACAGCGCGTACGAAGCGCGCGCGAAAGGCGTGATGGAATTCAAGAAGGTCACGTACAAGAGCCGCGTCGATGGCCTCGAGATTCCGGCGTACGTGTTCGCGCCGCTCACCAAGAATCCGGCCGGTCATGCCGCGCTGGTGTGGGTGCACGGTGGCGTGCACTCCAACTGGGGACTGAGCATGTGGCCGTTCGTGCGCGAAGCGGTGCAGAAGGGCTACGTGGTCATCACGCCCAACTACCGTGGTAGCACCGGCTACGGCAACGACTTCCATCGCAAGATCGATTACGGCGGTAAGGAAGTGGACGACGTGCTGTCGTCGGCGGACTACCTCAAGACGCAGTCGTTCGTCGACATGGACCGACTCGGCATGATGGGCTGGAGCCACGGCGCGTTCATCACCGCGCTCAATCTCACGCGCGACACGCATCCGTTCCGCGCCGGCGCAGCGATGGTACCGGTCACCAATCTGATTTTCCGTTTGTCCGATCACGGCCCCGGCTATCAGCGCGACTACGCCGCGGAAGAAGGCATTCAGGGCTTGCCGTTCGAGAACGTGCCAGAGTACATCCGC
This region of Gemmatimonas groenlandica genomic DNA includes:
- the paoC gene encoding aldehyde oxidoreductase molybdenum-binding subunit PaoC, which codes for MKHDKPATTNPIDQLKVVGKATERIDGKLKTTGTAPYAYERHDAAPNAAYGVMVGASIAKGKISSIDAIAAKASPGVIAIVTALDAGPLGLAKRNTAKLLAGPDVQHYHQAVALVVAETFEQATAAAQLVRVQYLKALGSFDLAAAKATAIKPPPSNGAAPDTAVGNFAAAFAGAAVKLDATYTTPDHAHAMMEPHATIASWSGEKLTVWTSNQMVDWAVTDLAETLKIPKANVRVVSPYIGGGFGGKLFLRADALLAALGARAAGRAVKVTLPRPLMFNNTVHRPATIQRIRLGASRSGVISAIGHESWSGDLKGGGSDASVSQTRLLYSGAHRMTATRLAVLDLTESNAMRAPGEATGLMALEIAIDELAEKLKMDPIELRVRNDTQVDPEKPSRPFSQRSLIECLRTGAEQFGWSKRNAQPGSTRDGRWLVGMGVAAAIRGNPVMKSAARVRLDKAGVITVETDMTDIGTGSYTIIAQTAAETMGVSLDNVVVKLGDSTFPVSSGSGGQWGGNSSTSGVYAACMKLREAIVQKLGFGADAVFANGEVQSGTKRTSLASVAGDSGMVAEDFIEFGDLDKTYEQSTFGAHFVEVGVDAATGEIRVRRMLAVCSCGRILNPKTARSQVIGGMTMGVGAALMEEMVVDTRRGFFVNHDLAGYEVPVHADIPHQDVIFLQQTDPVSSPMKAKGVGELGICGVAAAVANAVYNATGVRVRDYPITLDKLLSGLPDNISAE
- a CDS encoding PEP-CTERM sorting domain-containing protein; the encoded protein is MLTIFSLGIASIAWPAHTLHAQPATVTFDALTESSPGSGIRFVQNCYVESGFQFTAVGVPCTGAPSIDAFVAGSANSPIFDGSTTPSFLLNTSLGSLIDITRVGGGQFSFLSIALAPYFEANTTVLFTGTRAGGNVTQSFDLLGMQSGFMTVMLNATFNNLTSLRLTANNQFSEPLVKFDNVALVGTQVVPEPSTVLLSAAGLAGIALLRLRRRTRA
- a CDS encoding FAD binding domain-containing protein, with translation MKPFTYERALTPAAAAAAAAQNPKAKFIAGGTNLLDLMKHEIETPAHLIDVNGIGLDTIEPTASGGLRIGALVRNTALAANELVRRDYSLLSRALLAGASGQLRNKATTAGNLLQRTRCSYFYDTNQPCNKRQPGTGCSAIGGYSRLLGVVGVSRACIATHPSDMAIALRALDATVDTVLPSGRTRQLPIADFHTPPGSTPNIETVLQPGEFITSVTLPKPVGGAHVYLKVRDRASYAFALISVGVILQPDGTGRVTVGGVAPKPWRMGSADAALPSGAKAATKKLLASATPTKENAFKLKLVERALGAAIAQAKGARA
- a CDS encoding alpha/beta hydrolase codes for the protein MFNSPPTRALVVVTLAGAAGLAGCATKDSARADSMTAAGTLSDSGEMSLPRTRASAANVEMQSVLDQLGSMGGKPIESLTPAEARKQPTPAAAVAMVMTKAGRDTTPTAMVPGISSMDRTIPGPGGAMPTRIYTPSGPGPFAVVVYYHGGGWVIADKNVYDGGARSISKEANAIVVSVDYRLAPEHKFPAQHDDALAAYAWVVKNAASIKGDPNRIAIAGESAGGNLAVATAIAARDAKMPIPKAVIAVYPIAQPENTTASYIEHANAKPLNRAMMGWFAGHVSRTPADLQDPRINLVKANLAGLPPVTIINAQIDPLREDGAMLEQALKAANVSVERRVYDGVAHEFFGMGAVVAKAMDATQYAGARLKAAFGN
- a CDS encoding ferritin-like domain-containing protein encodes the protein MNIGETLGRRNFLRNAGLSGAALALAGCSLDGAELFAPKLEPSRAVVGADGSITLDFSSDIDVLNYAYALEQLEAAFYVTVVTNAQFTTIFAANEQRVLRDVRDHEVVHKDFLAAALGSARIPNLTPNFSGINFSDRLSVLQTARTFEDLGVSAYNGAARYLSSTAYLGVAGKIVSVEARHASAIRDLLNPRSGDFAPSAFDAANTPQTVLAAADPFIVESITATNT
- a CDS encoding alpha/beta hydrolase family protein translates to MTRFVVRPLLTLALLAALPALSPAQAQDAPPPRRGVVITDTARARSLFVSKDPADLAGCGANCDRDIKARIATDSAYEARAKGVMEFKKVTYKSRVDGLEIPAYVFAPLTKNPAGHAALVWVHGGVHSNWGLSMWPFVREAVQKGYVVITPNYRGSTGYGNDFHRKIDYGGKEVDDVLSSADYLKTQSFVDMDRLGMMGWSHGAFITALNLTRDTHPFRAGAAMVPVTNLIFRLSDHGPGYQRDYAAEEGIQGLPFENVPEYIRRSPVFQLEKLTVPLIAHVATNDCDVYFRENQQFIYTLRALKPDLAETKIYVNPPQGGGGCGHTFNRRVNASSTQRDDTPEQIDSWNRVWTFFEWNLRPKSVMRVDNEEWKKDPRVASPRGPVPPQ
- a CDS encoding ferritin-like domain-containing protein, whose protein sequence is MSKQSDAVSALTVIDADVAAHLVSRRHAITKGVTTSGLVMAGLRIGTVPAALAALATDAYGQGRLPTVVSGVLNFALRLEYLEAEFYNLGVAAPNLIPQADRQIFTTIQAHENAHVQYLRDTLGTAARPKPVFDFTAGNGAGNGPFADVFTNYNTFKAVAQAFEDTGVRAYKGQAPALQPYKDVLQAALTIHSVEARHAAEIRRLRGNFADNEPNEGWITNADTDITGTAAVYAGEANTTQLGLNVTTVTSVSAKEVTEAFDEPLTMAAVLAIIDPFIV